A genomic segment from Frateuria edaphi encodes:
- a CDS encoding DUF3293 domain-containing protein translates to MDEELLKAYCRSAYRVRLRSGGAATIRIGEPLPVALRPLAGNRDWGFFTAWNPRSRPVPPTVNRAAERRLLADLRADTSLEVHPALGMGTDGWREPSFWIVGIGPEALERLGDRYGQNAWLFGHGAGVAELRLG, encoded by the coding sequence ATGGATGAGGAATTGCTGAAAGCCTACTGCCGCAGCGCCTATCGCGTGCGCCTGCGCTCGGGCGGCGCCGCCACCATCCGGATCGGCGAGCCGTTGCCGGTCGCATTACGACCGCTGGCCGGCAACCGCGACTGGGGCTTTTTCACCGCCTGGAACCCGCGTTCCAGGCCAGTGCCGCCGACGGTGAACCGCGCGGCCGAACGGCGCCTGCTGGCCGACCTGCGGGCCGATACCTCGCTCGAGGTCCATCCGGCACTGGGCATGGGCACCGATGGCTGGCGCGAACCGAGCTTCTGGATCGTGGGCATCGGCCCGGAGGCGCTGGAGCGCCTGGGCGACCGGTACGGACAGAACGCCTGGCTGTTCGGGCACGGGGCGGGGGTTGCGGAGTTGCGGTTGGGCTGA
- a CDS encoding FAD-dependent oxidoreductase, with translation MSSKPSITLIGGGLVGALLAQQLARRGFAVDVFEKRPDPRVAGFLGGRSINLALAERGLQALRSAGLAEDVLQHAVMMRGRMVHTTDGRSGLQRYGVDDSEVIWSVSRGGLNMLLLDAAEAAGVRFHFGQGLVSADFDAGRIRVADLDGIERELDAPVVIGADGAGSALRMAMNAHHPLGERTEWLGHGYKELEIPPASRLPHALLRDSGGHDQYAIEPNALHIWPRGGYMCIALPNTEGSFTVTLFLPTQGPHPSFATVPDARAAEAFFQDDFADLLPLLPSFADDYDAHPVGTLATLYLERWHLGGRALLVGDAAHAIVPFHGQGMNCGFEDTVVLAELLEGNGPVEAFAEFQRIRQPNADAIAAMALENYVEMRDSVADPRYLAKRELASRLAARAPEHFMARYRMVTFTHLPYAYALERGGAQDVLLEQLLRDSNDVASVDLDAAVATLKATLPPLPPLRHG, from the coding sequence ATGAGCAGCAAACCTTCCATCACCCTGATTGGCGGCGGCCTGGTCGGCGCGCTGCTGGCCCAGCAGCTGGCGCGCCGCGGTTTCGCCGTGGATGTGTTCGAGAAGCGCCCCGACCCGCGCGTCGCCGGCTTCCTCGGCGGTCGCTCGATCAACCTGGCCCTGGCCGAACGCGGCCTGCAGGCGTTGCGCAGTGCGGGGCTGGCCGAAGACGTACTGCAGCACGCCGTGATGATGCGCGGTCGAATGGTGCACACCACGGACGGCCGCAGCGGCCTGCAGCGCTACGGCGTGGACGACAGCGAGGTGATCTGGTCTGTCTCCCGTGGCGGGCTCAACATGCTGCTGCTGGACGCCGCCGAGGCGGCTGGCGTGCGTTTCCATTTCGGCCAGGGCCTGGTTTCGGCCGATTTCGATGCCGGCCGCATCCGCGTGGCCGATCTCGATGGCATCGAACGTGAGCTCGATGCTCCGGTAGTGATCGGCGCCGACGGCGCGGGCTCCGCGCTGCGCATGGCGATGAATGCCCACCACCCGCTGGGCGAGCGCACCGAGTGGCTGGGGCATGGCTACAAGGAACTGGAAATCCCGCCCGCTTCCCGGTTGCCGCACGCGCTGCTGCGCGACAGTGGCGGCCACGACCAGTACGCCATCGAACCCAACGCGCTGCACATCTGGCCCCGTGGCGGCTACATGTGCATCGCCTTGCCCAACACCGAGGGCAGTTTCACCGTCACCTTGTTCCTGCCCACGCAAGGACCGCACCCGAGCTTCGCCACGGTGCCGGATGCGCGCGCGGCCGAGGCGTTCTTCCAGGACGATTTCGCGGATCTGCTGCCCCTGCTGCCCAGCTTCGCCGACGATTACGACGCCCATCCGGTGGGCACGCTTGCCACGCTTTACCTGGAGCGCTGGCACCTCGGCGGCCGCGCGTTGCTGGTGGGTGACGCTGCCCACGCCATCGTGCCTTTCCACGGCCAGGGCATGAACTGCGGATTCGAGGACACGGTGGTGTTGGCCGAGCTGCTGGAGGGCAACGGTCCGGTCGAAGCCTTCGCCGAGTTCCAGCGCATCCGCCAGCCCAACGCCGACGCGATCGCCGCCATGGCATTGGAAAACTACGTCGAAATGCGCGATTCGGTAGCCGATCCCCGCTATCTGGCCAAGCGCGAACTTGCCTCGCGCCTGGCTGCGCGGGCGCCGGAGCACTTCATGGCGCGCTACCGCATGGTTACCTTCACCCACCTGCCCTACGCCTACGCGCTCGAGCGTGGAGGTGCGCAGGATGTGCTGCTGGAGCAGTTGCTGCGCGATTCCAACGATGTGGCCTCGGTCGACCTGGACGCCGCCGTGGCCACCCTCAAAGCCACGCTGCCGCCCCTGCCGCCGCTGCGCCATGGATGA
- the phaR gene encoding polyhydroxyalkanoate synthesis repressor PhaR — protein MAQKLRIIKKYPNRRLYDTEISSYITLEEVRQLVLDGETFEVRDAKSGEDLTRSVLLQIISEHEEKGQPMLSPQLLSQIIRFYGDSLQGFMGPYLERSLQVFLDQQQQFRAQLNSLMGQTPWSMLNELTERNLDAWKTMQRGFLDAAAQTPPNKTPKG, from the coding sequence ATGGCACAAAAACTGCGCATCATCAAGAAGTATCCGAACCGCCGGCTCTACGACACGGAGATTTCCAGCTACATCACGCTGGAAGAAGTCCGTCAGCTGGTACTGGACGGCGAAACCTTCGAGGTCCGCGATGCCAAGAGCGGCGAGGACCTGACCCGCTCGGTGCTTCTGCAGATCATCTCCGAGCACGAGGAGAAGGGGCAGCCGATGCTCTCTCCCCAACTGCTCAGCCAGATCATCCGTTTTTACGGTGATTCGTTGCAGGGGTTCATGGGCCCTTATCTGGAGCGCAGCCTGCAGGTCTTCCTCGACCAGCAACAGCAGTTCCGCGCCCAGCTCAACAGCCTGATGGGACAAACGCCCTGGTCGATGCTCAACGAGCTCACCGAGCGCAACCTGGATGCCTGGAAGACCATGCAGCGCGGCTTCCTGGACGCCGCCGCGCAGACACCGCCGAACAAGACCCCCAAGGGCTGA
- a CDS encoding DHA2 family efflux MFS transporter permease subunit — MAATPNDTKPLPPLHGSALVLLTIAVAFSTFMEVLDMTIVNVAVPHIAGSLGVSPSEGTWTISSYALASAIMQPLTGWIARRFGEVRSFVVSVLLFVTFSMVCGLATSMPLLVIARLLQGAGSGPMVALSLTLLLSSYPKAKQGIALALWAMTVVVAPIFGPILGGWLTDNFSWPWIFYINLPVGLAAAVITWGLLHKRETKTAKTPIDAVGLGLLVIGVGALQFMLDNGNDHDWFASPMITTLGIIALVCLTFLIVWELHAKHPIVDLALFKERNFTVGVIALTLGMFAFFGINVVFPLWLQVTLNYTATWAGLATAPVGVLAFLMAPILGRNMHRLDLRGVVTFSFIVFAITSYWFSTFNSLASFSSLVWPRFVMGIAIPCFFIPLNQIYLSGLPPEQIASATGLSNFCRTMGSSISTAVTVTLWQHRGETHHATLTENIDTTHTAATGFLQQATHMGMSHTQGLGLLNQLVTRESLTLAVNDVFLACAVLFVLLIPILWFARPPFGSAGGAVGH; from the coding sequence ATGGCCGCCACGCCCAACGACACCAAGCCGCTGCCGCCCCTCCACGGCAGCGCGCTGGTACTGCTCACCATCGCCGTCGCGTTCAGCACTTTCATGGAAGTGCTGGACATGACCATCGTCAACGTAGCCGTGCCGCACATCGCCGGCAGCCTGGGCGTGAGCCCGAGCGAAGGCACCTGGACGATTAGCTCCTATGCGCTGGCCAGCGCGATCATGCAGCCGTTGACGGGCTGGATCGCGCGGCGATTCGGCGAGGTGCGCAGCTTCGTCGTGTCGGTGCTGCTGTTCGTCACCTTCTCGATGGTGTGCGGACTGGCGACCTCGATGCCGCTGCTGGTGATCGCGCGCCTGCTGCAGGGCGCCGGTTCCGGCCCGATGGTGGCGCTTTCGCTCACGCTGTTGCTGTCCAGCTATCCCAAAGCCAAGCAAGGGATCGCGCTGGCGCTGTGGGCGATGACCGTGGTGGTCGCGCCGATCTTCGGCCCGATCCTGGGCGGCTGGTTGACCGACAACTTCTCATGGCCGTGGATCTTCTACATCAACCTGCCGGTGGGCCTGGCCGCGGCGGTGATCACCTGGGGCCTGCTGCACAAGCGCGAGACGAAGACCGCCAAGACGCCGATCGACGCGGTCGGGCTGGGACTGCTGGTGATCGGCGTGGGCGCGCTGCAGTTCATGCTGGATAACGGCAACGACCACGACTGGTTCGCCTCGCCGATGATCACCACGCTCGGGATCATCGCGCTGGTCTGCCTCACCTTCCTGATCGTGTGGGAACTGCATGCCAAGCACCCGATCGTGGACCTGGCGCTGTTCAAGGAGCGCAACTTCACCGTGGGCGTGATTGCCCTGACGCTCGGCATGTTCGCCTTCTTCGGCATCAACGTGGTGTTCCCGCTGTGGCTGCAGGTGACGCTCAACTACACCGCCACCTGGGCAGGTCTGGCCACCGCACCGGTGGGCGTGCTGGCCTTCCTGATGGCGCCCATATTGGGCCGCAACATGCACCGGCTCGACCTGCGCGGCGTGGTGACGTTCTCCTTCATCGTGTTTGCGATCACGTCCTACTGGTTCTCCACGTTCAACAGCCTGGCCTCGTTCTCGTCACTGGTATGGCCGCGCTTCGTGATGGGCATTGCCATTCCCTGCTTCTTCATCCCCCTCAACCAGATCTACCTCTCCGGCCTGCCGCCGGAGCAGATCGCCAGCGCCACCGGCCTGTCCAACTTCTGCCGCACGATGGGATCGAGCATCTCCACCGCGGTGACGGTGACGCTGTGGCAGCACCGCGGCGAAACCCACCACGCCACGCTGACCGAAAACATCGACACCACGCACACGGCCGCCACCGGCTTTCTGCAGCAGGCAACGCACATGGGCATGTCGCACACGCAGGGCCTCGGTCTGCTTAACCAGCTGGTCACCCGCGAATCGCTGACTTTGGCGGTGAACGACGTATTCCTCGCCTGCGCGGTGCTGTTCGTTCTGCTGATCCCGATCCTGTGGTTCGCCCGGCCGCCGTTCGGCAGCGCGGGCGGTGCGGTAGGCCATTGA
- a CDS encoding HlyD family efflux transporter periplasmic adaptor subunit yields the protein MSATEADKHADNDSGLAAKNPAKRRRALIIVAAVFILVALIWLLLWLFVFSHREKTDNAYVGGNQVTISAQVPGTVVAIMADDTQRVEAGQVLVKLDPTDAQVRLAQARSALAQAVRGVRQQTSSASGADAQVTARKLELDKLEADLKRHLPLLGAHAESPEIVQHLRDGVAQARAGLDAAKAQAAAAHAAVEGTDVAENPSVLQARANFRAAWIAAQRNAILAPVSGYVAQRSVQLGNSIAPGQQLMTVVPLHDLWIDANFKEGQLQHIRIGQPATVEADIYGGDVEYHGKVVGLGAGTGSAFSLLPAQNATGNWIKVVQRVPVRIALDNKELDKHPLRVGLSTDVTVDISDDRGPVLAQAPAQQPVAETSVYDRLMDKADDEARHIIQANLPRAAK from the coding sequence ATGAGCGCCACTGAAGCCGACAAGCACGCCGACAACGACAGCGGCCTGGCCGCCAAGAACCCGGCCAAGCGGCGCCGGGCGCTGATCATCGTGGCCGCCGTGTTCATCCTGGTCGCGCTCATCTGGTTGCTGCTGTGGCTGTTCGTGTTCTCGCACCGCGAGAAGACCGACAACGCCTACGTCGGCGGCAACCAGGTGACGATCTCAGCGCAGGTGCCCGGCACCGTGGTGGCGATCATGGCCGACGACACACAGCGCGTGGAGGCCGGCCAGGTATTGGTCAAGCTCGACCCGACCGATGCCCAGGTTCGTCTTGCGCAAGCGCGCAGCGCGCTGGCCCAGGCGGTGCGCGGCGTGCGCCAGCAGACCAGTTCGGCCAGCGGCGCCGATGCGCAGGTGACCGCGCGCAAGCTGGAGCTGGACAAGCTGGAGGCCGACCTCAAACGCCACTTGCCGCTGCTGGGCGCGCATGCCGAATCGCCCGAGATCGTGCAGCACCTGCGCGATGGCGTGGCGCAGGCGCGTGCCGGGCTGGATGCGGCCAAGGCGCAGGCCGCAGCCGCGCACGCCGCAGTCGAGGGTACGGATGTGGCCGAGAACCCATCCGTGTTGCAGGCCCGCGCCAATTTCCGCGCCGCCTGGATCGCCGCGCAGCGCAACGCGATTCTGGCCCCGGTCTCCGGCTATGTGGCCCAGCGCAGCGTGCAACTGGGCAACAGCATCGCGCCTGGCCAGCAGTTGATGACCGTGGTGCCGCTGCACGATCTGTGGATCGACGCCAACTTCAAGGAAGGCCAGTTGCAGCATATCCGTATCGGCCAGCCCGCGACCGTCGAGGCCGACATCTATGGTGGCGACGTCGAGTATCACGGCAAGGTGGTCGGCCTGGGCGCCGGCACCGGCAGCGCCTTCTCGCTGCTGCCGGCGCAAAACGCCACCGGCAACTGGATCAAGGTGGTGCAGCGCGTGCCGGTGCGCATCGCGCTGGACAACAAGGAGCTGGACAAGCATCCGCTGCGCGTGGGCCTGTCGACCGATGTAACCGTGGACATCTCCGACGATCGCGGCCCAGTGCTGGCGCAGGCGCCGGCGCAACAGCCTGTTGCCGAGACGAGCGTGTACGACCGCCTGATGGACAAGGCCGATGACGAAGCCCGGCACATCATCCAGGCCAACCTGCCCCGCGCCGCCAAATAA
- a CDS encoding efflux transporter outer membrane subunit — translation MKPALLRLRTALAAAIALALVACATPPAKLSSPQLRDDVPLAGLETAIRAGWPDAQWWHAYDDPQLDDLMDRALRQAPDLALAQSRVQSAEESARLAAAQMGLTVNGNVQYSRQRMSEHGLIPAQFLGFTWYSQADLGVQLKYEFDWWGKKRATVEAALDQAHAAEAQRSAAALALQYAVASTYFGWQADQARLALADRSIAAGEQLLHIAQLRVRQGVDLADTAEQARAQLAQLRQMRTAIEGAAKINRVVLASLLGVAPAQLPELTARPLPAVAPGLPGNASLDLVARRPDIAASRWQVEATLKQTDVARAQFFPDLSLTALAGLSSIDMGKLFTAGSRVFAVTPALHLPIFEGGALEANYGLSRAQLDSAVAQYRSTVLAAARDVATQALGAEQLAAQRKQQHAQLTADERLLANAQARLRQGVRDGRESLAAELVLLQQRDAQTQLHAQALATDLALIKALGGGYRSEAPSETASNTPSPGVDHERH, via the coding sequence ATGAAACCTGCCCTGCTCCGCCTTCGCACCGCGCTGGCCGCGGCAATCGCGCTGGCGCTGGTCGCGTGCGCCACGCCGCCGGCGAAGCTGTCCTCGCCGCAACTTCGCGACGACGTGCCGCTCGCCGGCCTGGAAACCGCCATTCGCGCCGGCTGGCCCGATGCGCAGTGGTGGCATGCCTATGACGATCCGCAGCTCGACGACCTGATGGACCGCGCCCTGCGCCAGGCGCCGGATCTCGCGCTGGCGCAGAGCCGTGTACAGAGCGCCGAGGAGTCCGCACGGCTGGCCGCGGCGCAAATGGGGCTGACGGTCAACGGCAACGTCCAGTATTCGCGCCAGCGTATGAGCGAGCACGGCCTCATTCCCGCGCAATTCCTCGGCTTCACCTGGTACAGCCAGGCCGACCTCGGCGTGCAGTTGAAGTACGAATTCGACTGGTGGGGCAAGAAGCGGGCGACGGTGGAAGCGGCGCTGGACCAGGCGCACGCCGCCGAGGCACAGCGCAGCGCGGCCGCACTGGCACTGCAATATGCCGTTGCCAGCACCTACTTTGGCTGGCAGGCCGACCAGGCCCGGCTTGCGCTCGCCGACAGGTCGATCGCCGCCGGTGAACAACTGCTGCACATCGCCCAGTTGCGCGTGCGCCAGGGCGTCGACCTGGCCGACACCGCCGAGCAGGCGCGGGCGCAGCTCGCTCAACTGAGGCAGATGCGCACCGCGATCGAGGGCGCGGCCAAGATCAATCGCGTGGTGCTCGCCTCGTTGCTGGGCGTGGCGCCGGCGCAGTTGCCGGAGCTCACGGCGCGCCCGCTGCCGGCGGTCGCCCCGGGGCTTCCCGGCAACGCCAGCCTCGATCTCGTCGCCCGTCGTCCGGACATCGCCGCCAGCCGCTGGCAGGTCGAGGCGACCCTCAAGCAGACCGACGTGGCGCGCGCGCAGTTCTTTCCGGACCTCAGCCTCACGGCGCTGGCTGGCCTGTCCAGCATCGACATGGGCAAGCTGTTCACCGCCGGCAGCCGCGTCTTTGCGGTGACGCCGGCGCTGCACCTGCCGATCTTCGAAGGCGGCGCACTCGAGGCGAACTATGGCCTCAGCCGCGCCCAGCTCGACAGCGCCGTGGCGCAGTACCGCAGCACGGTGCTGGCGGCCGCGCGCGACGTCGCCACGCAGGCGTTGGGAGCCGAGCAACTGGCCGCGCAGCGTAAGCAGCAACACGCGCAACTGACCGCGGACGAGCGCCTGCTCGCCAACGCCCAGGCGCGCCTGCGCCAGGGTGTGCGCGATGGTCGCGAAAGCCTCGCCGCCGAACTCGTCCTGCTGCAGCAGCGCGACGCGCAGACCCAGCTCCACGCGCAGGCGTTGGCCACCGATTTGGCGCTGATCAAGGCGCTCGGCGGCGGCTACCGCAGCGAAGCCCCTTCCGAAACCGCATCCAACACCCCTTCCCCCGGAGTCGACCATGAGCGCCACTGA